The following proteins are encoded in a genomic region of Galbibacter sp. BG1:
- the mnmE gene encoding tRNA uridine-5-carboxymethylaminomethyl(34) synthesis GTPase MnmE yields the protein MNTQDTIIALATPSGAGAIAVLRISGKDAIKVAAPFFKSVRRKSLATQKSHTIHLGHIHENEKILDEVLVSIFKGPNSYTGENVIEISCHGSPFIQQEILQLFLRNGCRMADAGEFTLRAFLNGKLDLSQAEAVADLIASDNEASHQIAMQQMRGGFSNEIKKLREELLNFASLIELELDFAEEDVEFADRTAFTELLNRIQLVLKRLIDSFAVGNVIKNGIPVAIVGEPNVGKSTLLNALLNEERAIVSDIAGTTRDTIEDELSIGGIGFRFIDTAGIRETKDVVESIGIKKTFEKIEQAQVVVYLIDSQKLAENKESFKDIRIELEKIRNRFPHKPLVIIANKTDKVALEVTGFINAQLQDISADNDKTKYLLLAAKTGVGVEELKNILLNFVNTGALRNNETIITNSRHYDSLLKAMQEIDRVQDGMAADISSDLLAIDIRQALYHFGEITGEITTDDLLGNIFANFCIGK from the coding sequence ATGAATACGCAAGATACTATTATTGCTTTGGCCACTCCATCTGGAGCTGGCGCAATTGCTGTTCTAAGAATTTCTGGGAAAGATGCTATAAAGGTCGCAGCTCCTTTCTTTAAATCGGTTCGCAGAAAATCTTTGGCCACACAAAAATCGCACACCATCCATCTTGGTCATATTCATGAAAATGAGAAAATTTTAGATGAAGTTTTGGTTTCCATTTTTAAAGGTCCAAATTCCTACACTGGGGAAAATGTTATAGAGATCTCTTGCCATGGTTCACCATTTATTCAACAGGAAATTTTGCAGCTTTTTCTTCGGAATGGCTGCCGAATGGCCGATGCAGGAGAGTTTACCCTTCGTGCCTTCCTTAACGGAAAATTAGATTTGAGTCAGGCTGAAGCTGTGGCAGACCTTATTGCTTCCGACAATGAGGCGAGTCACCAAATAGCTATGCAGCAAATGCGTGGTGGCTTCAGTAATGAAATAAAAAAGCTTCGGGAAGAATTGCTCAATTTTGCTTCCCTCATCGAACTCGAACTGGATTTTGCTGAAGAAGATGTAGAGTTTGCAGATAGAACTGCATTTACCGAACTTTTAAACAGAATACAATTGGTATTAAAACGCCTCATAGATTCCTTTGCGGTAGGAAATGTTATAAAAAACGGTATTCCAGTGGCTATTGTAGGCGAGCCGAATGTAGGCAAATCTACGCTGCTCAACGCCCTATTAAATGAAGAAAGAGCCATTGTAAGTGATATAGCAGGAACCACCCGCGACACCATTGAAGATGAACTGAGCATCGGGGGAATCGGGTTCCGGTTTATCGATACCGCAGGAATTCGGGAAACAAAAGACGTGGTGGAGAGTATTGGGATTAAAAAAACATTCGAAAAAATAGAACAAGCCCAAGTGGTTGTTTATTTAATTGACAGCCAGAAACTGGCCGAAAACAAAGAGAGCTTTAAGGATATACGTATCGAGCTGGAAAAAATAAGAAACCGATTTCCGCATAAACCTCTAGTAATTATCGCTAATAAAACCGATAAAGTTGCACTTGAGGTAACGGGCTTTATAAATGCTCAATTACAGGATATTAGCGCTGATAATGATAAAACAAAATACTTATTACTAGCTGCTAAAACAGGTGTTGGTGTTGAGGAATTAAAGAACATCTTACTCAACTTTGTTAATACGGGTGCACTCCGCAATAACGAAACCATTATCACCAATTCACGTCACTACGATTCATTGCTAAAAGCCATGCAAGAGATTGATAGGGTTCAAGACGGAATGGCGGCCGATATTTCCAGTGATCTACTCGCTATTGACATCCGCCAAGCATTATATCATTTTGGTGAAATCACTGGAGAAATCACCACAGACGATCTATTAGGGAATATTTTTGCTAATTTCTGTATCGGAAAGTAA
- a CDS encoding GNAT family N-acetyltransferase has translation MEVIFKSISINDKDTVLALFKETAEKINKMNVDHWQYWKNPPQEKIQWVIDGIQNKEFFFILNKENEEVIGMVRILDEDLLYWGAQEKKAKYVHSLVIKEAFNGKGMGTNVLQKIAQQAKNDSCEYLRLDADSKNTKLCQYYEKQGFKKIGEKEFRLSINNLYEMEL, from the coding sequence ATGGAAGTTATTTTTAAATCAATTTCAATAAACGATAAAGATACGGTACTGGCACTGTTCAAGGAAACGGCCGAAAAAATCAATAAAATGAATGTTGATCATTGGCAGTATTGGAAAAATCCGCCTCAGGAAAAAATACAATGGGTAATAGATGGTATTCAAAACAAAGAATTTTTCTTTATTCTGAATAAAGAAAATGAGGAGGTAATTGGGATGGTAAGAATTCTCGATGAGGATTTATTGTATTGGGGAGCACAAGAAAAAAAAGCAAAATACGTACATTCATTGGTTATTAAAGAAGCCTTCAATGGAAAAGGCATGGGAACCAATGTACTTCAAAAAATAGCCCAGCAGGCAAAAAATGACTCGTGTGAATACCTCCGGCTGGATGCTGACTCCAAAAACACTAAACTTTGCCAATATTACGAAAAACAAGGTTTTAAAAAGATCGGTGAGAAAGAATTCCGGCTGTCCATAAATAATTTATATGAAATGGAGTTGTGA
- a CDS encoding mechanosensitive ion channel family protein, with translation MKDQLSEAWSKMVEELGSWLDAIVVNLPNLLIATIVFAGSFFLSGYINSLVYRLLGRTSMQSSVKRILAKIVSVVVVLAGLFIALGILNLSKLLTSLLAGAGVVGLAIGLALQGTLANTFSGIVLSFVKYLQIGDWVESNGYKGTVVDIDLRMVTIRQPNNNMVFLPNRMVVENPLENYSTNPTAKVFLSCGVGYSSDLDLVQETVEKTLKENFDTIKNDNDLIFYYTEFGDSSINFEVRFTVNSKSNLELNQGRGKAIVAIKKAFDAKGINIPFPIRTIDFTNPLSMETEKGDKNKSSED, from the coding sequence ATGAAAGATCAATTATCTGAAGCTTGGAGTAAAATGGTAGAAGAGTTAGGTTCATGGCTAGATGCAATAGTCGTGAACCTTCCTAATTTATTGATTGCCACCATTGTTTTTGCCGGATCCTTTTTTCTTTCTGGGTACATTAACAGTTTGGTGTATCGATTGTTGGGCCGAACCTCCATGCAGAGCAGTGTTAAAAGAATTTTAGCAAAAATTGTTTCTGTAGTTGTTGTTTTGGCCGGACTTTTTATTGCGCTTGGAATATTAAATCTTAGTAAATTACTTACTTCCTTACTGGCTGGTGCTGGAGTGGTTGGTTTGGCAATCGGTTTGGCATTACAGGGTACTTTGGCAAATACTTTTTCTGGGATCGTTCTTTCTTTTGTAAAATATCTACAAATAGGGGATTGGGTAGAGAGCAATGGTTATAAAGGTACCGTGGTAGATATAGATCTTCGTATGGTAACCATTAGACAGCCCAATAACAATATGGTTTTTCTGCCCAACAGAATGGTGGTAGAAAATCCGTTGGAAAATTATTCAACCAATCCTACCGCAAAAGTTTTTTTAAGCTGCGGAGTTGGGTATAGCTCCGATCTGGATTTGGTGCAGGAAACGGTGGAGAAAACCCTCAAGGAAAATTTTGATACCATAAAAAATGATAACGACCTTATTTTCTATTATACAGAGTTTGGGGACAGTTCCATTAATTTTGAGGTTCGCTTTACTGTGAACTCCAAAAGTAACTTAGAGCTAAACCAAGGTAGGGGAAAGGCTATTGTAGCCATTAAAAAAGCATTTGATGCCAAAGGAATTAATATTCCATTCCCAATACGCACTATCGACTTTACAAATCCTTTATCGATGGAAACCGAAAAAGGAGATAAAAACAAGTCTTCTGAAGATTAG
- a CDS encoding PhoH family protein has translation MNELIIELTEINPKDFFGPANTNIDLLKKYFPKLKLVARGNKIKAYGDEEMLEEFDKRLDMLVTHFGKYNKLDENTIERILTSESGQEEIDAKIHGEVLLHGANGRLIKAQTANQQRLVELMRKNDMVFAIGPAGTGKTYTGVALAVKALKEKQVRRIILTRPAVEAGESLGFLPGDLKEKLDPYMQPLYDALRDMIPAEKLANYIETGVIQIAPMAFMRGRTLDNAFVILDEAQNTSHAQMKMFLTRMGKNAKFIITGDPGQIDLPRRITSGLKEAILVLKDVQGIGILYLDDKDVIRHRLVKDIIASYKKIEHTNS, from the coding sequence TTGAACGAACTTATCATTGAACTTACAGAGATTAATCCGAAAGACTTTTTTGGACCGGCAAATACAAATATCGATTTATTGAAAAAGTATTTCCCAAAACTTAAACTCGTAGCCAGAGGGAATAAAATTAAAGCCTATGGCGATGAGGAAATGCTTGAAGAATTCGATAAACGTTTGGATATGTTGGTCACGCATTTTGGAAAATACAATAAGCTCGATGAGAACACCATAGAACGCATTTTAACGAGTGAAAGTGGGCAAGAAGAGATCGATGCCAAAATTCATGGAGAAGTGTTGCTACATGGTGCCAATGGTAGGTTAATCAAAGCACAAACCGCCAATCAGCAGCGTTTGGTGGAGCTTATGCGGAAGAACGACATGGTTTTTGCTATAGGACCAGCGGGAACTGGAAAAACCTACACAGGGGTAGCTTTGGCCGTAAAGGCGCTTAAGGAAAAGCAGGTACGTAGGATAATTTTAACAAGGCCAGCTGTAGAAGCAGGGGAGAGCCTCGGGTTTTTACCCGGGGACTTAAAGGAAAAATTGGATCCATACATGCAACCGCTTTACGATGCACTAAGGGATATGATTCCAGCTGAAAAATTGGCGAATTATATAGAAACAGGGGTTATACAAATTGCCCCTATGGCATTTATGCGTGGTCGTACTTTAGACAATGCCTTTGTTATTCTGGATGAAGCACAAAATACGAGCCATGCACAAATGAAAATGTTTTTAACCCGTATGGGAAAGAATGCCAAATTCATTATAACCGGGGATCCAGGGCAAATTGATTTACCTCGCAGGATAACTTCAGGACTCAAAGAGGCTATTTTGGTATTGAAAGACGTGCAAGGCATTGGGATTTTATATTTGGACGATAAAGACGTAATCCGCCACCGATTGGTAAAGGATATTATTGCTTCCTATAAAAAGATAGAGCATACGAATTCGTAG
- the gldG gene encoding gliding motility-associated ABC transporter substrate-binding protein GldG, with amino-acid sequence MILNSVKNNATKISILLLVLFGINFLVSFLVFRIDLTKNKRYTLAEASKETVKSTEQPVFIDVLLAGNLPSEFKRLQDETRQLLEEFETVNNKIRVNFIDPLDNDNPKQQNIRSLQELGLTPVSVTVEEGNSMSREVVFPWALVNMGEKTVKVSLLQNELGANSEQRVNNSVQQLEYAFADAFKQLTITDKKKIAILKGNGEMPDKYLVDFLITLKNYYQLGEFHMDSLQDNPSKVLENLNRFDAAIIAKPTERFSEDEKYILDQYIVNGGKTLWMVDEVVADLDSLQNETFSSYAYPMDLNLDDLFFRYGVRIKKSLVQDLISTPVTVTDSNGEIPINWLYSPMVKTTDNHPINKGVNVVKLEFANVIDTLPNEINKTILLQSSPQSKEVGIPRAYSLDEFDTQQDINSFTDGSKPLGVLLEGTFTSAFKNRVKPFSLSNAKDDATKENKMIVIADGDIVNYNYVNKKPLINGVDKWTKQIYGNKDFLVNSVNYLLDEDGLINIRSKEIALSFLNKEKVYKQKTKWQLINIGVPIVLIVLFGVLYSYFKKKKYTV; translated from the coding sequence GTGATTTTGAATTCAGTTAAAAATAACGCTACAAAAATTAGTATCCTCCTGCTCGTTCTCTTCGGAATAAATTTTTTGGTATCCTTTTTAGTTTTCAGAATAGATTTAACCAAAAACAAGCGTTACACCTTGGCGGAAGCTTCTAAGGAGACTGTAAAAAGCACCGAGCAACCTGTTTTTATAGATGTACTTTTGGCGGGCAACCTCCCTTCGGAATTTAAACGCTTACAGGATGAAACCAGGCAATTGCTTGAAGAATTTGAAACGGTGAACAATAAAATACGGGTAAATTTCATTGATCCTTTAGACAATGATAATCCGAAGCAACAAAATATACGGAGTCTTCAAGAATTGGGATTAACACCAGTTTCGGTTACCGTTGAGGAGGGAAACAGCATGTCTCGGGAAGTTGTATTTCCATGGGCGCTGGTAAATATGGGAGAAAAAACCGTAAAAGTATCCCTTTTACAGAATGAATTGGGCGCCAATAGCGAACAACGGGTAAACAACTCCGTTCAACAATTGGAGTATGCTTTTGCAGATGCTTTTAAGCAATTGACGATTACCGATAAGAAGAAAATTGCCATTTTAAAAGGAAATGGGGAAATGCCCGATAAATATTTGGTGGATTTTTTAATCACACTTAAAAATTACTATCAACTCGGGGAATTTCATATGGATTCGCTTCAAGACAATCCTTCTAAAGTTTTAGAAAATTTAAACCGTTTTGATGCAGCTATTATTGCCAAGCCGACCGAAAGGTTTTCCGAAGATGAAAAATACATTCTGGATCAATATATCGTTAATGGCGGTAAAACACTATGGATGGTCGATGAAGTAGTAGCCGATTTGGATAGTCTGCAAAACGAAACTTTTTCGTCCTACGCCTATCCTATGGACCTTAATTTGGATGATTTGTTTTTTCGCTACGGGGTGCGAATTAAAAAATCGTTGGTACAAGATCTTATCTCTACTCCCGTAACAGTTACCGATTCCAATGGTGAAATCCCCATTAATTGGTTGTATTCACCTATGGTTAAAACAACCGATAACCACCCAATAAACAAAGGGGTAAATGTAGTGAAGCTGGAATTTGCCAATGTAATAGATACCTTACCAAACGAAATTAATAAGACTATTTTACTGCAAAGTTCCCCTCAATCTAAAGAAGTGGGCATTCCTCGAGCCTATAGCTTGGATGAATTTGATACCCAACAAGACATCAATTCTTTTACAGACGGTTCTAAACCTTTAGGGGTTCTTCTTGAAGGTACATTTACTTCGGCCTTTAAAAACAGGGTAAAGCCTTTTTCTTTATCCAATGCAAAAGACGATGCAACCAAAGAAAACAAAATGATTGTAATTGCCGATGGCGACATTGTAAACTACAATTATGTAAACAAAAAACCTCTTATAAATGGAGTGGATAAATGGACCAAACAGATTTATGGCAACAAAGATTTTTTGGTTAATAGCGTTAATTACCTGTTGGACGAAGACGGACTTATAAACATTCGTTCCAAAGAGATTGCACTATCCTTTCTAAATAAAGAAAAAGTATATAAACAGAAAACGAAGTGGCAGCTTATAAACATTGGTGTTCCAATAGTTTTGATAGTGTTGTTTGGAGTGTTGTATAGCTATTTTAAAAAGAAAAAATATACCGTTTAA
- a CDS encoding Dps family protein yields the protein MDYLNLDKNKTGNTVKELNVLLADYHLYYQKLRNFHWNIFGKNFFDLHEKFEELYDDAKLKVDEIAERILTLRHMPVSNLSDYLEMSNVKESKSDLKDNEMIEILLKDHGTILKQMRKVVETADKGGDEGTIDLIGAYIRELEKTSWMLDAWRMKTNETLKK from the coding sequence ATGGACTATTTAAATTTAGATAAAAATAAAACAGGAAATACGGTAAAAGAATTAAATGTTTTATTGGCAGATTATCACTTATATTATCAAAAGCTTAGAAATTTTCATTGGAATATCTTCGGAAAGAATTTCTTTGACCTTCATGAGAAATTTGAAGAATTATACGATGACGCTAAGTTAAAAGTAGATGAAATAGCAGAACGTATTTTAACCCTTAGACATATGCCAGTGAGCAATCTTTCTGATTATTTGGAAATGTCTAACGTAAAAGAGTCTAAAAGTGACTTAAAAGATAACGAAATGATCGAAATTCTTTTAAAAGATCATGGGACTATCTTAAAACAAATGCGTAAAGTGGTAGAAACTGCCGATAAAGGTGGAGACGAAGGTACCATCGATTTAATTGGGGCATATATACGGGAACTTGAAAAAACTTCTTGGATGTTGGATGCCTGGAGAATGAAAACGAACGAAACTTTAAAGAAATAA
- a CDS encoding DUF4870 domain-containing protein, which translates to MQRKDNQLLVVTHLSQLLDYVTGFGGLIVPLILWLCNKESVINMDDHGKAILNFQLSILIYSLLSIPLIIFLGLGILTLILIAIIAFVFPIVNAIKVSNGEEIYYPFSLQIIK; encoded by the coding sequence ATGCAACGTAAAGACAATCAATTATTAGTAGTGACCCATTTAAGTCAGTTATTGGATTATGTCACCGGTTTCGGCGGACTTATTGTTCCTTTAATTTTATGGCTCTGTAACAAGGAAAGTGTAATTAACATGGACGACCATGGAAAAGCTATTTTGAACTTTCAATTGAGTATTCTTATTTATTCGCTTTTGAGCATTCCTTTAATAATATTTTTAGGATTGGGTATTTTAACCCTTATTTTAATAGCTATTATAGCGTTTGTATTTCCTATTGTAAATGCTATAAAAGTGAGTAATGGCGAAGAAATTTATTATCCTTTCAGCCTTCAAATAATCAAGTAA
- a CDS encoding S-adenosyl-l-methionine hydroxide adenosyltransferase family protein, producing the protein MAIITLTTDFGERDHFVGAIKGFILSEIENATIVDISHLISPFNIVEAAYVLKNAYKTFPKGSIHIIGVDSELTPRNKHIAVKIDGHYFIGADNGILSFLASEINPEKMVEINIHDRIESVFPVLDVFVKVAGHISRGGTLEVIGKTIGELKMLKGLSPIINNEQNQITGSVIYVDNYGNVVTNISKQIFEHYKRGRSFEMWARNHKFTDIYFKYSDAINFEAEKFANKDGEKLAIFNSASLVEIAIYRSNLDTVGGASTLLGLKYRDTITVNFK; encoded by the coding sequence ATGGCAATAATAACTTTAACTACAGATTTTGGTGAGCGAGATCACTTTGTAGGTGCCATAAAGGGATTTATTCTTAGCGAAATTGAGAATGCGACGATTGTTGATATCTCCCATTTAATTAGTCCGTTTAACATTGTAGAAGCGGCCTATGTATTAAAAAATGCCTATAAAACTTTTCCAAAGGGCAGTATTCATATCATTGGGGTAGATTCAGAATTAACCCCTCGCAATAAACATATTGCCGTTAAGATAGATGGTCACTATTTTATAGGTGCCGATAACGGAATCCTCTCCTTTTTGGCCAGTGAGATCAATCCGGAAAAAATGGTGGAAATAAACATCCATGACCGTATTGAAAGTGTATTTCCCGTATTGGATGTTTTTGTTAAAGTAGCTGGACATATCTCCCGGGGAGGAACTTTGGAGGTGATTGGAAAAACCATCGGAGAATTGAAAATGTTAAAAGGTTTATCGCCAATTATTAACAACGAGCAAAACCAAATTACGGGCAGTGTAATTTATGTAGACAACTACGGAAATGTGGTTACCAATATTTCCAAACAAATTTTTGAGCACTATAAAAGAGGGCGTAGTTTTGAAATGTGGGCGCGCAATCATAAATTTACCGACATTTATTTTAAATACAGCGATGCCATAAATTTCGAAGCAGAAAAATTTGCCAATAAAGATGGTGAGAAATTGGCGATTTTTAATTCTGCGTCGCTAGTGGAAATAGCCATTTACCGAAGTAATCTGGATACTGTGGGTGGTGCTTCTACCCTACTTGGATTAAAATACAGGGATACCATTACAGTAAATTTTAAATAA
- the dnaN gene encoding DNA polymerase III subunit beta, with protein sequence MKFIVSSSYLLKQLQVLGGVINNSNTLPILDNFLFELNQNQLTVSASDLETTMSAVLEVDSESEGSIAVPAKLLLDTLKTFPEQPLTFVVENNNTIEISSNHGKYALAYADGAEFPNSVELADASSTTILGDILSTAISKTIFASGNDDLRPVMSGVFFQFSPENLTFVATDAHKLVKYQRHDVTASQVAEFIMPKKPLNLLKGILAGSESDVTIDYNESNAKFTFDNIELVCRLIDGKYPNYEAVIPKENPNKLTIDRSQFFGSVRRVSIFSNKTTHQIRLKIAGAELNISAEDVDYSNKAEERLTCDYQGDDMEIGFNSRFLNEMLNNLTSDSVSLEMSLPNRAGILTPIDGLDEGEHVTMLVMPVMLNN encoded by the coding sequence ATGAAATTTATAGTATCAAGTTCATATTTATTAAAACAGCTTCAGGTTTTAGGAGGCGTTATCAATAACAGCAATACGCTGCCTATCCTAGATAATTTTTTATTTGAATTAAATCAAAATCAACTTACCGTATCGGCTTCCGATTTGGAAACGACCATGAGTGCCGTACTGGAAGTAGATTCAGAATCTGAAGGAAGCATCGCTGTTCCAGCAAAACTTTTGTTGGATACCTTAAAAACATTTCCAGAGCAGCCATTAACTTTTGTGGTGGAAAACAACAATACTATAGAAATAAGCTCTAACCACGGTAAATACGCTTTAGCCTATGCCGACGGAGCAGAGTTTCCAAATTCGGTAGAATTAGCCGATGCCAGTTCTACTACTATCCTTGGGGATATTTTGTCCACTGCTATTAGCAAAACCATATTTGCATCTGGAAACGATGATTTACGCCCTGTTATGAGTGGTGTGTTTTTTCAGTTTTCACCTGAAAACTTAACATTTGTAGCTACCGACGCCCATAAATTGGTTAAATACCAAAGACATGATGTAACGGCATCTCAAGTAGCGGAGTTTATCATGCCGAAGAAACCTTTAAATCTATTGAAAGGGATTTTGGCTGGAAGCGAGAGTGATGTTACGATCGATTATAATGAGAGTAATGCCAAATTTACTTTTGATAATATTGAATTGGTTTGTCGCTTAATTGATGGAAAATATCCAAATTACGAAGCGGTTATTCCAAAGGAGAATCCGAATAAACTAACCATAGACCGTTCGCAGTTTTTCGGTTCTGTAAGAAGGGTTTCTATTTTCTCCAATAAAACAACACATCAAATACGTTTAAAAATTGCGGGGGCCGAATTGAATATCTCTGCGGAAGATGTAGACTACAGCAATAAAGCAGAAGAGCGCCTAACCTGCGATTACCAAGGTGATGATATGGAAATTGGTTTTAATTCTAGGTTTTTAAATGAAATGTTGAACAACCTTACTTCTGATAGTGTTTCCTTGGAAATGAGTTTACCAAACCGAGCAGGTATTTTAACTCCTATCGACGGTTTGGATGAAGGAGAACATGTTACCATGCTGGTAATGCCGGTAATGCTTAACAACTAG
- a CDS encoding Gfo/Idh/MocA family protein, with amino-acid sequence MPSAAKKVKWGILAPGHIAKKFANDLLTVESAELHAVASRTLEKAMDFKDAYHGKVAYGDYEELMKDPNVDAIYIANPHAFHKEYTIACLQHKKPVLCEKPLALNSSDVEEMLQTAKKKDVLLMEALWTYFLPHYTYVLGFLKEGSFGKVLSLEADFGFQPEYDENSRLFNKKLGGGSLLDIGIYPIFAALTILGKPKSIDAEGTFFKTGADSSCDMLFEYPNNVKAKLRSTLLEKTPTEAFIECEHGTIKLHTQFHKPTKVTFIDSKGNEMVKDFTTTTNGYNFEASHFSELVRQNKKESPVMTHDFSRLLINTMDEVKKQIGLRYD; translated from the coding sequence ATGCCATCAGCAGCTAAAAAAGTAAAATGGGGCATTTTAGCTCCGGGACATATCGCCAAAAAATTTGCAAACGACCTTTTAACAGTTGAAAGTGCCGAGTTACATGCAGTAGCTTCCAGAACTTTGGAAAAAGCAATGGATTTTAAGGACGCCTATCATGGAAAAGTGGCCTATGGAGACTATGAGGAATTGATGAAAGATCCAAATGTAGATGCCATTTACATTGCCAATCCGCATGCTTTCCATAAGGAATATACCATTGCTTGTTTGCAGCACAAAAAACCTGTTCTGTGCGAAAAACCCTTGGCATTAAACAGCAGTGATGTTGAGGAAATGTTACAAACGGCGAAAAAGAAAGATGTTCTTCTCATGGAAGCTTTATGGACTTACTTTCTTCCACACTACACATATGTTTTAGGGTTTTTAAAGGAAGGGAGTTTTGGTAAAGTACTTTCCTTGGAGGCGGATTTTGGGTTTCAACCAGAATATGATGAAAACTCTAGATTATTTAATAAAAAACTCGGTGGGGGAAGTTTATTGGATATCGGTATCTATCCAATTTTTGCAGCCCTTACCATCTTGGGAAAACCAAAAAGTATAGATGCCGAAGGGACTTTTTTTAAAACTGGTGCAGATTCGTCCTGCGATATGCTATTTGAGTATCCTAATAATGTAAAAGCAAAACTACGCTCTACCCTACTGGAAAAAACACCCACCGAAGCTTTTATAGAATGTGAACATGGAACTATAAAATTGCACACTCAATTTCATAAACCTACCAAAGTTACCTTTATAGATTCTAAGGGGAATGAAATGGTAAAGGACTTTACAACAACTACCAATGGTTATAATTTTGAAGCGTCTCATTTTAGTGAATTAGTGCGCCAAAACAAAAAAGAGAGTCCGGTTATGACACATGACTTTAGCAGGTTGCTTATAAATACCATGGACGAAGTAAAAAAGCAAATTGGACTGCGATATGACTAA
- the gldF gene encoding gliding motility-associated ABC transporter permease subunit GldF, which translates to MTAIIKREISSFFSTPIAYLVIGLFLVLNGLFLWVFKGDFNIFESGFADMNSFFQLSPWILIFLIPAITMKSFSEEKRSGTLELLLTRPISKTQIVLGKFLGSFLLIVLAIIPTLLYVFTIYKLASPVGNIDLGSIAGSYAGLLFLIAAYTAIGIFISSITDNQIIAFIAAVLICFIFYFGFTGFAEVPALSFLENLSLKYHFDSISRGVIDLRDIVYFLSISTFFIVVTIFKLK; encoded by the coding sequence GTGACCGCAATAATAAAAAGAGAAATAAGCAGTTTTTTTTCAACACCTATAGCATATTTGGTTATAGGATTGTTTTTGGTTTTAAACGGACTCTTTCTATGGGTTTTTAAAGGTGATTTTAATATTTTCGAAAGTGGCTTTGCTGATATGAATTCGTTTTTTCAGCTATCACCTTGGATTCTTATTTTTTTAATTCCCGCCATTACCATGAAGAGTTTTTCGGAAGAGAAAAGGAGCGGAACTCTAGAATTACTGCTTACCCGCCCCATCTCAAAGACGCAAATTGTACTGGGGAAGTTTTTAGGAAGCTTTTTGTTGATAGTATTGGCTATAATCCCAACACTGCTGTATGTTTTTACGATTTATAAGTTGGCGAGCCCAGTAGGAAACATAGATTTAGGGAGCATTGCTGGGTCTTATGCCGGACTCTTATTCTTAATTGCCGCCTACACCGCTATTGGTATTTTTATTTCATCCATTACCGATAATCAAATAATTGCATTTATAGCCGCAGTGCTTATTTGTTTTATTTTTTATTTCGGTTTTACAGGGTTTGCCGAAGTACCGGCACTATCTTTTTTGGAAAACTTGAGCCTAAAATATCATTTCGACAGCATCAGCCGTGGGGTTATCGACCTTCGAGATATTGTTTATTTCTTAAGCATTTCCACGTTTTTTATAGTAGTAACCATTTTTAAATTAAAGTGA